In one window of Miscanthus floridulus cultivar M001 chromosome 12, ASM1932011v1, whole genome shotgun sequence DNA:
- the LOC136498548 gene encoding probable transcription factor FL — translation MDPNDAFSAAHPFRWDLGPPAHAAPAPPPPPPPAPQLLPHAPLVNAAPRELEDLVAGYGVRPSTVARISELGFTASTLLGMTERELDDMMAALAGLFRWDVLLGERFGLRAALRAERGRVMSLGGRFHTGSTLDAASQEVLSDERDAAASGGMAEGEAGRRMVMAGKKKGKNGVGTRKGKKGRRKKELRPLDVLDDDNDGDGGSESTESSAGGSGGGERQREHPFVVTEPGEVARAKKNGLDYLFHLYEQCRVFLLQVQSIAKLGGHKSPTKVTNQVFRYAKKCGASYINKPKMRHYVHCYALHCLDEEASNALRRAYKARGENVGAWRQACYAPLVEIAARHGFDIDAVFAAHPRLAIWYVPTRLRQLCHQARGSHAHAHAHAHAHVAAGLPPPPMF, via the exons ATGGATCCCAACGACGCCTTCTCGGCGGCGCACCCGTTCCGGTGGGACCTGGGCCCGCCGGCGcacgccgcgcccgcgcctccgcctccgccgccgccagcgccgcaGCTGCTGCCTCACGCGCCGCTGGTGAACGCGGCGCCGAGGGAGCTGGAGGACCTGGTGGCCGGCTACGGCGTGCGCCCGTCCACGGTGGCGCGGATCTCGGAGCTCGGGTTCACGGCGAGCACGCTCCTGGGCATGACGGAGCGCGAGCTCGACGACATGATGGCCGCGCTCGCGGGGCTGTTCCGCTGGGACGTGCTCCTCGGCGAGCGGTTCGGCCTCCGCGCCGCTCTGCGGGCCGAGCGCGGGCGTGTCATGTCCCTCGGCGGCCGATTCCACACCGGGAGCACCTTGGATGCCGCGTCACAAGAAG TGCTGTCCGACGAGCGCGACGCAGCGGCCAGCGGCGGCATGGCGGAAGGCGAGGCCGGCAGGAGGATGGTGATGGCCGGCAAGAAGAAGGGTAAGAATGGCGTCGGCACGAGGAAGggcaagaaggggaggaggaagaaggagctgagGCCACTGGACGTGCTGGACGACGACAACGACGGAGACGGCGGGTCAGAGTCGACGGAGTCGTCCGCGGGCGGCTCCGGCGGCGGGGAGAGGCAGCGGGAGCACCCGTTCGTGGTCACGGAGCCCGGCGAGGTGGCGAGGGCCAAGAAGAACGGGCTCGACTACCTCTTCCATCTGTACGAGCAGTGCCGCGTCTTCTTGCTGCAGGTGCAGTCCATTGCTAAGCTGGGCGGCCACAAGTCCCCTACCAAG GTGACGAACCAGGTGTTCCGGTACGCCAAGAAGTGCggggcgagctacatcaacaagCCCAAGATGCGGCACTACGTGCACTGCTACGCGCTGCACTGCCTGGACGAGGAGGCCTCCAACGCGCTGCGCCGGGCGTACAAGGCCCGCGGCGAGAACGTCGGCGCCTGGAGGCAGGCCTGCTACGCGCCGCTCGTCGAGATCGCCGCGCGCCACGGCTTCGACATCGACGCCGTCTTCGCCGCGCACCCGCGCCTCGCCATCTGGTACGTGCCCACCAGGCTGCGCCAGCTCTGCCACCAGGCGCGGGggagccacgcccacgcccacgcccacgcccatgcCCACGTCGCCGCCGGGCTCCCGCCGCCCCCGATGTTCTAG